From a single Sparus aurata chromosome 13, fSpaAur1.1, whole genome shotgun sequence genomic region:
- the LOC115594627 gene encoding mitochondrial uncoupling protein 2 has product MVGMKPNDMVPSAAVKFFGAGTAACIADLVTFPLDTAKVRLQIQGESQKGKGGIDVKYRGVFGTITTMVRTEGPRSLYNGLVAGLQRQMSFASVRIGLYDSMKQFYTRGTESAGIVTRLMAGCTTGAMAVAFAQPTDVVKVRFQAQVRLADGGRRYNSTLDAYKTIARDEGVRGLWRGCMPNITRNAIVNCAELVTYDMIKELILKYDLMTDNLPCHFTAAFGAGFCTTVVASPVDVVKTRFMNSGSGQYSSAINCALTMLRHEGPTAFYKGFMPSFLRLGSWNIVMFVTYEQIKRGMTRVQHSWESPF; this is encoded by the exons ATGGTTGGCATGAAACCCAACGACATGGTGCCCTCTGCGGCAGTCAAGTTCTTCGGAGCCGGCACCGCGGCCTGCATAGCCGACCTCGTCACCTTTCCACTGGACACGGCCAAAGTCAGACTACAG ATTCAGGGAGAGTCTCAGAAAGGCAAAGGTGGCATCGATGTGAAGTATCGAGGGGTGTTCGgcaccatcaccaccatggTGCGCACAGAGGGGCCCAGGAGTCTTTACAATGGACTGGTGGCAGGACTCCAGAGGCAGATGAGCTTCGCCTCGGTCCGGATAGGTCTTTACGACTCCATGAAGCAATTCTACACTCGAGGCACAGAGA GCGCTGGGATTGTCACCCGGCTCATGGCGGGCTGCACCACAGGAGCCATGGCCGTGGCCTTTGCGCAGCCGACAGATGTGGTGAAGGTGCGTTTCCAAGCCCAGGTGCGACTGGCTGACGGCGGGAGGAGGTACAACAGCACGCTGGACGCCTACAAGACGATTGCCAGAGACGAGGGAGTGCGGGGCCTTTGGAGAG GTTGTATGCCGAACATCACCCGTAACGCCATTGTAAACTGTGCCGAGCTGGTGACCTACGACATGATCAAAGAGCTCATCCTGAAGTACGACCTGATGACAG ACAATCTGCCGTGCCACTTCACCGCTGCCTTCGGTGCTGGCTTCTGCACAACAGTCGTGGCCTCTCCTGTGGATGTAGTCAAAACACGGTTCATGAACTCAGGGTCTGGCCAGTACAGCAGCGCCATCAACTGTGCTCTCACCATGCTGAGACATGAAGGTCCCACAGCCTTCTATAAAGG GTTCATGCCGTCTTTCCTGCGACTGGGGTCCTGGAACATTGTGATGTTTGTGACGTATGAGCAGATTAAAAGAGGCATGACGAGGGTGCAACACAGCTGGGAGTCGCCGTTTTGA
- the LOC115594628 gene encoding mitochondrial uncoupling protein 2, translated as MVGFRPADVPPSAAVKFVGAGTAACIADLFTFPLDTAKVRLQIQGETKASVKSAVKYRGVFGTLITMVRTEGPRSLYSGLVAGLQRQMSFASVRIGLYDSVKQFYTKGSDHVGIGSRLLAGGTTGAMAVALAQPTDVVKVRFQAQARAPGDARRYCGTIDAYKTIAKEEGIRGLWKGTAPNIARNAIVNCTELVTYDFIKDTLLRSTPLTDNLPCHFVSAFGAGLCTTVIASPVDVVKTRYMNAALGQYSGVLSCAAAMMTKEGPLAFYKGFMPSFLRLGSWNVVMFVTYEQLKRAMMTANCTNILL; from the exons ATGGTTGGATTCAGGCCTGCAGACGTGCCTCCATCGGCAGCGGTGAAGTTTGTGGGAGCAGGAACTGCAGCCTGCATCGCCGACCTGTTCACCTTTCCCCTGGACACAGCCAAAGTGCGGCTACAG ATCCAAGGAGAGACCAAAGCTTCAGTGAAGTCTGCGGTGAAGTACCGAGGAGTGTTCGGCACCCTCATCACCATGGTGCGCACAGAGGGGCCCAGGAGTCTTTACAGTGGACTGGTGGCAGGACTCCAGAGGCAGATGAGCTTCGCCTCTGTCCGTATCGGCCTCTACGACTCTGTGAAACAGTTCTACACTAAAGGCTCTGATC ACGTCGGTATCGGCAGCCGCCTGCTCGCGGGAGGCACCACTGGCGCCATGGCGGTCGCTCTCGCTCAGCCTACGGATGTGGTGAAAGTCCGCTTCCAGGCACAGGCCAGGGCTCCCGGGGACGCCAGACGCTACTGTGGCACCATCGATGCTTACAAGACCATTGCTAAGGAGGAAGGCATTCGTGGTCTCTGGAAAG GGACGGCTCCGAACATCGCACGGAATGCAATTGTTAACTGCACCGAACTGGTGACATACGACTTCATCAAGGACACGCTCCTCAGGTCCACTCCCTTGACAG ATAATCTGCCCTGCCACTTTGTATCAGCCTTCGGCGCAGGCTTATGCACAACAGTGATCGCCTCTCCAGTGGATGTGGTCAAGACAAGATATATGAACGCCGCTCTGGGCCAGTACAGCGGTGTCCTCAGTTGCGCTGCTGCCATGATGACCAAAGAGGGACCACTTGCTTTTTACAAGGG GTTCATGCCATCATTCTTGCGCCTGGGCTCCTGGAACGTGGTGATGTTTGTCACGTATGAGCAGCTGAAACGAGCCATGATGACAGCAAACTGCACAAATATACTGTTATAA
- the dnajb13 gene encoding dnaJ homolog subfamily B member 13, translating to MSSDYYDTLEVNRNATDAEIKQAYRRLALKFHPSRNREAGSAERFRQLGEAYDVLSDLRKKATYDKFGEEGLKEGIPPEFGKTGAWSSKYIYHGNPQKTFRQFFGGDNPFADFYTNDAPLQFGGLQPGVVKTQDSAIERDLHLSLDDLFLGCTKKIKISRRVMNEDGYTSSIKDKILSIDVKPGWKEGTRIIFPKEGDQGPNSIPADIVFIVRQKSHPRFIRQLNDLIYKTQISLEMALTGFSMDVETLDGRLLSIRINDIVHPSYKKVVTGEGMPLSQDPAQRGNLVLTFDIQFPETLSAEGMQLIKQALNL from the exons ATGAGTAGCGATTACTACGACACGCTGGAAGTAAACAGAAATGCAACAGACGCAGAAATCAAACAGGC ATATCGACGTCTTGCGTTGAAGTTTCATCCgagcagaaacagagaggcTGGAAGCGCTGAGAGGTTCCGCCAGCTGGGTGAAGCTTACGATGTTCTGAGCGACC TTCGAAAAAAGGCAACCTATGACAAGTTTGGTGAGGAGGGTCTAAAAGAGGGTATCCCGCCTGAGTTTGGCAAGACTGGAGCTTGGTCATCAAAGTACATCTACCACGGGAACCCGCAGAAAACCTTCAGACAGTTTTTTGGAGGCGACAACCCATTCGCAG aCTTCTATACAAATGATGCTCCACTTCAGTTTGGAGGCCTGCAGCCAGGAGTGGTGAAGACGCAAGACTCCGCTATAGAGAGAGACCTTCACTTGTCCCTGGATGATCTCTTCCTCGGATGCACAAAAAAGATTAAGATATCTCGCAGG GTTATGAATGAGGATGGATACACATCCAGCATCAAAGACAAGATCCTGAGTATAGATGTGAAACCTGGATGGAAAGAAGGCACAAGAATCATTTTCCCCAAAGAGGGAGATCAG GGCCCGAACAGCATCCCTGCAGATATCGTGTTCATAGTGCGACAGAAGAGTCATCCTCGGTTCATCAGACAACTCAATGACCTCATCTACAAGACCCAGATCTCTCTGGAGATG GCTTTGACGGGGTTCTCTATGGATGTGgagacactagatggcaggCTGCTCAGCATTCGCATCAACGACATTGTACA CCCTTCGTACAAAAAAGTGGTGACCGGAGAGGGAATGCCTCTGTCCCAGGATCCCGCCCAGAGAGGAAACCTCGTCCTCACGTTTGACATCCAGTTTCCCGAGACGCTCTCCGCCGAGGGAATGCAGCTGATCAAACAAGCTCTCAATTTGTAA
- the ppme1 gene encoding protein phosphatase methylesterase 1, which translates to MEKQLHLNLLSSRPPMAGGFQSGSKMKMGPGRKRDFSPLPWSQYFETMEDVEVENENGKDIFRIYCSGSHGPALLLLHGGGHSALSWAVFTAVIYSRINCRVVALDLRAHGDTKVKNPDDLSADTMAKDIGKVVEALYGENPPPIMIIGHSMGGAIAVHAAAANHIPSLLGLCVIDVVEGTAMDALNSMQNFLRSRPKTFKSLENAIEWSVKSGQIRNMESARVSMGGQVKKCEESTSSPGVSNSIGEGIIEEEEEEEVEEESNKKRMKEDDQEIKKETVFTWRVELSKTEKYWEGWFRGLSALFLTCPVPKLLLLAGVDRLDKDLTIGQMQGKFQMQVLPQCGHAVHEDAPEKVADALATFMVRHKFTEFKEGYLC; encoded by the exons ATGGAGAAACAGTTGCATTTAAACCTGTTATCCTCCAGACCTCCTATGGCTGGTGGTTTTCAGTCCGGCTCCAAAATGAAAATGGG ACCTGGACGGAAGAGAGacttctcccccctcccctggAGCCAGTACTTTGAAACCATGGAAGACGTTGAGgtggaaaatgaaaatggcaaaGAT attttcagaatttACTGCAGCGGTTCCCATGGTCCtgcgctgctcctgctgcacgGAGGAGGCCACTCTGCACTCTCCTGGGCAGTGTTCACT GCTGTCATATACAGCAGGATCAACTGCAGAGTGGTGGCCTTGGACCTTCGTGCTCATG GCGACACCAAAGTGAAAAATCCTGATGATCTCTCTGCAGACACTATGGCCAA GGATATTGGCAAAGTGGTAGAGGCGCTCTATGGAGAGAACCCTCCTCCAATCATGATCATCGGACACAGCATGGGTGGAGCCATTGCCGTTCACGCAGCCGCTGCCAATCATATACCATCTCTGCTTGGCCTCTGTGTCATTGATGTTGTAGAAG GTACAGCAATGGATGCTTTGAACAGTATGCAGAATTTCCTCAGAAGTCGGCCAAAGACATTTAAATCTCTGGAGAATGCCATTGAGTGGAG TGTGAAGAGCGGCCAGATCCGAAACATGGAGTCAGCACGAGTGTCAATGGGAGGCCAGGTGAAAAA ATGTGAGGAATCCACCAGCAGTCCAGGTGTGTCAAACAGCATCGGTGAAGGtataatagaagaagaagaggaagaagaagtggaAGAAGAATCCAATAAGAAGAGGATGAAGGAAGATGATCAAGAG ATAAAAAAGGAAACCGTGTTTACTTGGCGAGTGGAGCTGTCGAAGACGGAAAAATACTGGGAGGGCTGGTTCAGAGGCCTGTCTGCCCTCTTTCTCACTTGCCCTGTACCAAAACTACTTCTGCTTGCAG GAGTGGACAGGCTTGACAAAGACCTTACTATTGGACAGATGCAAG gaaagtttcagatgcaggTCCTCCCTCAGTGTGGTCATGCTGTCCATGAGGACGCACCTGAAAAA GTAGCAGACGCTCTAGCCACATTTATGGTCCGGCACAAGTTCACTGAGTTTAAAGAAGGATACCTGTG